One Castanea sativa cultivar Marrone di Chiusa Pesio chromosome 4, ASM4071231v1 DNA window includes the following coding sequences:
- the LOC142631476 gene encoding uncharacterized protein LOC142631476, giving the protein MRGIVRLDQTVKKNKTKGNKGDQVEAEVEEEEDLSLPPVMISGDTSKFSYTNWQGHRSAIRISRIVSETLRLGLEDVHWFVMGDDDDTVFVTENLVRVLSKYDHNQYYYIGSLSESHLQNKYFSYGMAYGGGGFAISYPLAKALEKMQDRKKDKTVLSQ; this is encoded by the coding sequence ATGCGAGGGATAGTCCGGCTGGATCAAACGGTGAAGAAGAATAAGACGAAAGGAAACAAGGGAGATCAAGTGGAGGCGGAGGTGGAGGAAGAGGAGGATCTGAGTCTTCCTCCGGTGATGATCTCCGGCGACACCTCGAAGTTCTCGTACACGAACTGGCAGGGCCACCGGTCCGCGATTCGGATCTCGCGGATCGTGTCGGAGACACTCCGTCTCGGGCTCGAAGACGTGCACTGGTTCGTGATGGGCGACGACGACGACACCGTTTTCGTCACCGAGAACTTGGTCCGGGTTTTGAGCAAGTACGACCACAACCAGTACTACTACATCGGAAGCTTATCGGAGAGTCACTTGCAAAACAAATATTTCTCGTACGGCATGGCCTACGGCGGCGGCGGCTTCGCCATCAGCTACCCACTAGCAAAGGCGCTAGAGAAAATGCAGGACCGGAAGAAGGATAAAACGGTCCTTTCTCAGTAA